The following are encoded together in the Adhaeribacter arboris genome:
- a CDS encoding T9SS type A sorting domain-containing protein, translated as MRFSLPRLFLLCVLLITTIHGTFGEGSRQLTPGQSTSALTDPNNDKAGYLAHDANLASATGIAVSSLSFLKPAGFSRNGATYSKDHRLYIRVKAGETLYYGVHRTTHDQGTGNQAALTITVRRMNPANGTDDVNPVAATTLTNNTASTRDMLLTTPQRGVIANATEAANGPDRGSITAGYTPLSVTNSTTIDYDYYVEFTQVGEANMSDEQRFSVYDLWDFTVVDANGVEKPGRMRSKLWAFSAGGTTNLFSKTFNMFPLVPAEDQGGKYFVKKVELAGIAPQNYFRFVTNSAGTTVGTTVEEKRKSQTTQSDYPEFYSFVNDPDPTIWPSATAPTFSVNITSSCNTATGGGKSIFTINSSDRSTFIALINLNGTAGYQSGTTDVLLEQSGPKGSRVLEWNGLNGLGQVVPNNTSISYSFRNGCAPVNFPMWDAEVNNGFRVEDVRPLAGTSYNSLLFWDDRNLSTTTFPAPQSELFGVAPASTNTTGVHNWGSFTTTATNYNAGDLKTINTWTYGYTNTQDQISTYSYDCSADVGVTNTVTAAPYTIGKALTYTVTVTNNGPIPASNIIVTDKLDPTKFGEITSSDNTNYNASTGVWSVGSLPVNASRTLTITAKPLVTGTSTTTASQTHTEADNNASNNSAPVNITVVPSADIEVKNTVPQTTYYNGNVIPYTLTVRNLGPNAATGVVVTDKLPAGLTLQGTTPTGYDATSGNWTVGALAVNETKTITLQAKASTVGTFTTTATLGSRTGYELDENTNNNTSSNTITVNSAADVEVTNVVSNATPNQNGTITYTLKATNYGPNSATNVVVSGAIPAGLNFTNYSTTVGTASAVNSNLIWNAGTILTNTTQTLTITATPTATGSFTFTAAQTHTESDNNNMNNSAAQTITVQPTADIQVTNVITSPTPAGGTYANGDVVTYLVTVTNNGPSTATGVLVDDKLPTALFNNISNNSSAGTSYNPTTGRWTVGTLANGASATLSLTGTITQSAVITTTASQFHNEYDNVNGNNSASNSIQSGSGTITADINIATTADAATYYTGNPVTFTVSATNQGPDAATNVKIYAPLPAGMTAVSFNPKVGTYDAATKIWTIPTLANGAFTELTVMGTPNRDDNAVGDKTYQFKAERTADAPAQFDNDVSDNSSTTDITVKKRADVATSITVSGANPDGTFYRGITEATFEITVTNNGPDVITDLEGRDTQTGTITFTATPAAEAGTTYNTSTGIWSVGTLLPGQSKKLTVKGIPNTTGRLYLGGSVTSKPTYPYDNIPENNTARAFLNVVPVVDVAVTNTVSSPTFQNGDNVTFTVTVQNNETNAATNVVVEDILPSGLNFVSATSSAGTYDLATGKWTLGTSLLPGAANAQTLTLTVKPQAASNYTTTASVKSTEYDKNTANNSQTAQTQGSASADIALSSSIAPGPYYIGSQYLVTITATNNGPDAATEVVIGSLVSTGLKLVPGSGTPAPGTTIDPATGRWLIGNLPINESRNLTLLVEPTASGTLNNAGYKLAEKEYDPNGGTTTNGNNSTIIVLNVTDRPAAYQVLLTGKHYFYFTTGQHIATVSDPDGAIQTSSFVSGTRNNTTISSLPAGIRLESNGELEVTNQYELVPGVYKLLIESVDAGGGVTRNEVTYVISGDWDNDGVADDIDLDDNNDGVITEPGATNPTGDADNDGIYNYLDRDFVHPIYGAFIDRNGDGIHDGFDLDLDGLIRGFDIDIDGDGITNVIEAYGGIVPAGINYDPATGTITGNVNEFGIPLAILKPGTNNQSILPALDTDGDGRRDYEDIDSDNDGIIDGIEAQLTNNYINRSSTDADRDGLDDRYDPTCGCGTNGVTITPVNTDNQDKPDYLDLDSDNDISADYIEAYDDNQDNSVIADLKLRAENFEATRQAGYYTTVDSNNNNVPDWLEMNNTSHYPQFLTPGTTFYHDTNQNGLVDLFDATSGGRRNNFQTKTGTNEYDFRSASLVVVLPVTLVEFTASNLPEGIRLNWSTASEKNNAYFVVERSQDGKAFEAIGEVKGNGTSNQLMQYSFLDKQAPGKVVYYRLKQVDVDGKFVYSHIIAINRNNQNQIVPRAKVYPNPATEITHLDLTAIPEQEFSITIINITGKLVKQTSGKGGNLLPLEISNLASGKYIIQIKGANFFQNLNLLKQ; from the coding sequence ATGAGATTTTCATTACCCCGCTTATTCTTATTGTGCGTTTTGTTGATTACCACTATTCACGGCACTTTTGGTGAAGGCTCCAGGCAACTTACTCCTGGTCAGTCGACAAGTGCTTTAACGGACCCCAATAACGATAAAGCAGGCTACTTAGCGCACGATGCGAATTTAGCTTCTGCCACGGGGATAGCCGTTTCATCCCTTAGTTTTTTAAAACCCGCCGGCTTTAGTCGAAACGGCGCTACTTACTCCAAAGACCATCGGTTATACATTCGCGTGAAAGCCGGCGAAACTTTATACTATGGTGTACACCGGACTACGCACGACCAGGGAACAGGAAATCAGGCAGCTTTAACTATTACCGTACGCCGGATGAATCCGGCTAATGGCACCGACGATGTAAATCCTGTTGCTGCTACTACCCTTACCAACAACACTGCTTCTACCCGGGATATGTTACTCACCACTCCCCAAAGAGGAGTAATCGCTAATGCAACCGAAGCAGCTAATGGTCCCGATCGGGGAAGTATAACAGCTGGTTACACACCTTTATCGGTAACAAACTCTACTACTATCGATTATGATTATTATGTAGAGTTTACGCAGGTTGGGGAAGCAAATATGTCGGATGAACAACGCTTTTCGGTGTATGATTTGTGGGATTTTACAGTAGTAGATGCTAATGGTGTGGAGAAACCCGGACGTATGCGGAGTAAGCTTTGGGCTTTTTCGGCGGGCGGAACCACCAATTTATTTTCTAAAACTTTTAACATGTTTCCCTTAGTGCCGGCCGAGGATCAAGGGGGAAAGTACTTTGTTAAAAAGGTAGAACTAGCGGGTATTGCTCCTCAAAATTATTTTAGATTTGTTACTAATAGTGCCGGTACTACGGTGGGTACTACCGTTGAAGAAAAGAGAAAAAGTCAGACTACTCAATCAGACTATCCGGAGTTTTACAGCTTTGTAAACGATCCGGATCCAACCATTTGGCCCAGCGCCACTGCCCCTACTTTTAGTGTAAATATTACTTCATCGTGTAATACCGCTACCGGCGGAGGTAAATCTATTTTTACCATTAACAGCAGTGATCGTAGTACTTTTATTGCTCTCATAAATTTAAATGGTACGGCAGGTTACCAATCGGGTACCACTGATGTACTGCTGGAACAAAGTGGGCCGAAAGGTAGCCGCGTCCTGGAGTGGAATGGTTTAAATGGTCTGGGCCAGGTTGTTCCTAATAATACGTCCATCAGTTATTCTTTCCGGAATGGCTGCGCTCCCGTTAACTTTCCGATGTGGGATGCCGAGGTAAACAATGGCTTTAGGGTGGAGGATGTGCGACCACTAGCTGGTACAAGTTACAATAGTTTGTTATTTTGGGACGACCGGAATTTATCTACTACCACCTTTCCGGCTCCGCAATCTGAGCTATTTGGGGTAGCCCCGGCGAGTACCAATACTACCGGAGTGCATAACTGGGGCAGTTTTACTACTACGGCTACTAATTATAATGCGGGAGATTTAAAAACCATTAATACCTGGACGTATGGCTACACCAATACGCAAGATCAAATCAGTACGTATTCTTACGATTGCAGCGCAGATGTAGGCGTAACCAATACTGTAACGGCAGCTCCCTATACCATTGGCAAAGCTTTAACTTATACCGTAACGGTTACTAATAACGGTCCTATCCCTGCCTCCAATATCATCGTAACCGACAAACTAGATCCAACTAAATTTGGAGAGATAACTTCTTCGGACAATACCAATTATAATGCCTCTACCGGCGTATGGTCGGTTGGTTCTTTACCGGTGAACGCTTCCCGAACGCTTACTATTACGGCAAAGCCCCTGGTAACGGGTACTAGTACTACTACCGCCAGCCAAACCCACACCGAAGCAGATAACAATGCTTCCAACAACAGTGCGCCGGTAAATATTACCGTAGTACCTTCGGCGGATATTGAAGTAAAAAATACGGTACCCCAAACTACCTATTACAACGGCAATGTAATTCCGTATACCTTAACGGTTCGTAATTTGGGCCCCAATGCCGCTACCGGAGTAGTCGTTACGGATAAATTACCGGCCGGGCTTACCTTACAAGGAACTACCCCAACGGGTTATGATGCCACCTCGGGTAACTGGACGGTGGGCGCCCTAGCGGTAAATGAAACAAAAACGATCACGCTGCAAGCCAAAGCTTCAACAGTGGGAACTTTCACTACTACTGCCACTTTGGGTAGCCGTACCGGTTATGAGCTCGACGAAAATACCAATAATAATACCTCATCGAATACCATAACTGTAAATTCTGCCGCTGATGTGGAAGTTACCAACGTGGTTTCAAACGCAACTCCTAATCAGAATGGGACTATAACGTACACCCTTAAAGCAACTAACTACGGGCCGAACAGTGCTACCAACGTAGTGGTAAGTGGTGCTATTCCGGCCGGGTTGAATTTCACGAATTATAGTACAACTGTGGGAACTGCTTCTGCGGTTAACTCAAATCTTATATGGAATGCAGGCACTATTTTGACTAATACTACCCAAACCTTAACCATCACGGCCACTCCTACCGCTACGGGCTCTTTTACGTTTACTGCCGCACAAACTCATACGGAGAGCGATAACAATAATATGAATAACAGTGCAGCGCAAACAATAACGGTACAACCTACCGCTGATATCCAGGTAACGAATGTTATTACGTCGCCCACTCCGGCGGGAGGCACCTACGCCAACGGCGATGTAGTGACGTATTTAGTAACGGTTACCAATAATGGTCCCAGCACCGCTACCGGCGTTCTCGTTGATGATAAACTGCCGACGGCTCTCTTTAATAATATTTCCAATAATTCTTCAGCCGGCACAAGCTATAATCCAACCACCGGACGCTGGACAGTAGGAACCTTGGCCAATGGCGCTTCAGCTACACTTTCGTTAACGGGCACCATTACCCAGAGTGCCGTTATAACTACCACGGCATCTCAATTTCATAACGAATATGATAATGTAAACGGTAATAACAGTGCCTCTAATAGTATTCAATCCGGTTCCGGAACTATCACCGCGGATATTAATATAGCTACTACGGCTGATGCGGCTACGTATTATACCGGCAATCCGGTAACTTTTACCGTTAGCGCCACAAACCAAGGTCCGGATGCGGCTACTAACGTAAAAATATATGCTCCTTTGCCGGCTGGCATGACGGCTGTATCCTTTAATCCCAAAGTGGGCACCTATGATGCCGCCACCAAAATCTGGACTATTCCGACATTAGCTAACGGAGCTTTTACCGAGCTAACCGTGATGGGCACACCTAACCGGGATGATAATGCAGTTGGCGATAAAACCTACCAATTTAAAGCAGAGAGAACCGCCGACGCACCCGCCCAGTTCGATAATGATGTTTCTGATAATTCCAGCACTACCGATATTACGGTGAAAAAACGGGCCGATGTGGCTACTAGTATTACCGTATCTGGCGCTAATCCGGATGGTACCTTTTATCGCGGTATTACCGAAGCTACTTTTGAGATTACCGTTACTAATAATGGGCCGGATGTAATAACCGATCTGGAAGGTAGAGACACCCAAACGGGTACGATCACGTTTACGGCAACACCCGCCGCAGAAGCTGGTACTACTTACAACACCTCTACCGGTATTTGGAGTGTAGGCACTTTATTACCCGGCCAATCTAAAAAACTTACGGTAAAAGGAATCCCTAATACAACGGGCCGATTATATTTAGGCGGCTCTGTTACTTCTAAACCTACTTACCCATACGACAACATTCCGGAAAATAATACGGCCCGGGCCTTTTTAAATGTGGTACCAGTAGTAGATGTGGCGGTTACCAACACTGTATCTAGCCCTACTTTCCAGAATGGCGATAATGTTACTTTTACGGTTACCGTTCAGAATAATGAAACGAATGCGGCCACTAACGTAGTTGTAGAAGACATCTTACCATCGGGTCTTAATTTTGTGAGCGCTACTTCTTCTGCGGGTACTTACGACCTTGCTACTGGCAAATGGACTCTAGGAACAAGCCTTTTACCTGGAGCTGCTAATGCTCAAACCCTAACTTTAACGGTTAAACCCCAAGCGGCTAGTAATTATACCACTACTGCTTCCGTTAAATCGACTGAATACGATAAGAACACAGCCAATAACAGCCAGACAGCACAAACGCAAGGAAGTGCCTCCGCCGATATAGCCTTGAGCAGCAGCATTGCTCCGGGCCCTTACTATATTGGAAGTCAGTACCTGGTAACTATCACAGCTACCAATAACGGGCCGGATGCCGCCACCGAAGTAGTTATTGGTTCCTTAGTATCCACGGGTTTGAAGTTAGTGCCGGGAAGCGGCACACCCGCCCCGGGAACCACTATTGATCCGGCTACTGGCCGGTGGCTGATCGGAAACCTACCTATCAATGAATCAAGAAATTTAACGCTTCTGGTAGAACCCACCGCGAGCGGCACCCTGAATAATGCTGGTTATAAGTTGGCTGAAAAAGAATACGACCCGAATGGTGGTACCACTACCAACGGAAATAATAGTACCATTATCGTCCTTAATGTTACGGACCGGCCCGCCGCTTATCAAGTATTATTAACGGGTAAACACTATTTCTATTTCACCACTGGCCAGCACATTGCCACCGTTAGCGATCCGGATGGAGCCATTCAAACATCGAGTTTTGTTAGCGGAACCCGAAACAATACTACTATTTCGTCGTTACCGGCTGGTATCCGTTTAGAGTCCAACGGCGAACTGGAAGTAACTAACCAATACGAACTTGTACCCGGTGTATACAAACTACTCATTGAATCGGTAGACGCCGGCGGTGGCGTTACCCGTAATGAGGTAACATACGTTATTTCCGGTGACTGGGACAACGACGGGGTAGCCGATGATATTGATTTAGATGATAATAACGATGGCGTTATTACCGAACCTGGTGCCACCAACCCAACCGGAGACGCCGATAACGATGGCATTTACAATTATTTAGACCGGGACTTTGTGCATCCGATTTACGGCGCTTTTATCGACAGAAACGGCGATGGCATTCATGATGGCTTTGATCTAGACTTGGATGGATTAATTAGAGGCTTTGACATAGACATTGACGGCGATGGAATTACCAATGTAATAGAAGCTTATGGCGGTATCGTACCAGCGGGTATAAACTATGATCCAGCTACCGGAACCATTACCGGCAATGTAAATGAATTTGGAATTCCGCTAGCCATTTTAAAACCGGGCACGAATAACCAATCCATCTTACCCGCTTTAGACACAGATGGTGATGGTCGCCGCGATTACGAAGATATAGATTCGGACAACGATGGTATTATAGATGGAATAGAAGCTCAGCTAACCAATAATTATATTAACCGCTCTTCAACGGATGCGGATCGAGATGGATTAGATGACCGTTATGACCCAACTTGTGGTTGCGGTACCAACGGAGTTACTATTACACCGGTAAATACCGATAATCAGGATAAACCGGATTACCTGGATCTGGATAGCGATAATGACATATCGGCCGATTACATAGAAGCTTATGACGATAACCAGGATAACTCTGTTATTGCCGATTTAAAACTCCGGGCAGAGAACTTTGAAGCCACTCGCCAGGCAGGTTATTACACTACCGTAGACTCGAACAATAACAACGTACCGGATTGGTTGGAAATGAACAATACCAGTCATTATCCTCAATTTTTAACACCCGGAACAACCTTTTACCACGATACTAACCAAAATGGCTTAGTAGATTTGTTTGACGCTACTTCAGGTGGCCGCCGTAATAATTTCCAAACCAAAACCGGAACCAACGAGTACGATTTCCGTTCTGCGAGTTTAGTTGTGGTGTTACCGGTAACTTTAGTGGAGTTTACGGCCAGTAACTTACCCGAGGGTATCCGGTTAAATTGGAGTACAGCCTCCGAGAAAAACAATGCTTATTTTGTAGTGGAAAGAAGTCAGGATGGTAAAGCGTTCGAAGCTATTGGGGAAGTTAAAGGTAATGGTACGAGTAACCAGTTAATGCAATATAGTTTTCTGGATAAACAAGCCCCAGGCAAGGTGGTTTACTACCGCTTAAAACAAGTAGATGTAGACGGTAAATTTGTTTACAGCCACATCATTGCCATAAACCGTAATAACCAGAATCAAATAGTACCTAGGGCCAAAGTTTATCCTAATCCGGCAACGGAAATTACCCACTTGGATTTAACCGCTATACCCGAACAAGAATTTAGTATTACTATTATCAACATCACCGGTAAATTGGTAAAACAAACTTCTGGTAAAGGCGGTAATTTATTACCGTTAGAAATTAGTAACCTGGCCTCCGGCAAGTACATTATTCAAATAAAAGGCGCAAATTTCTTTCAAAACCTAAATCTATTGAAGCAGTAA
- a CDS encoding cytochrome b/b6 domain-containing protein, whose protein sequence is MKQIIEKHPLAIRWFHWVNFPVLMIMIWSGLLIYWANDVYRLGWGNTTLLAFFPDSFYKALKIPFRLAEGMSLHFVFMWLFLLNGLFYVLYTFFSGEWRYLLPNRYSFREAWRVLMFDLGISKVHPPGRKFNGAQQIAYTSVVVMGLGSVLTGLAIYKPIQFSWLCSLLGGYAFARMLHFALTIGYVLFFLIHILQVIRAGWNNFQAMITGFEIKPTGTSEQVNNLQRDERK, encoded by the coding sequence ATGAAACAGATCATAGAAAAGCACCCACTGGCTATCCGCTGGTTTCATTGGGTAAACTTCCCGGTTTTAATGATCATGATTTGGAGCGGCTTGTTAATTTATTGGGCGAACGACGTTTACCGGTTAGGTTGGGGAAATACTACCCTACTGGCATTTTTCCCCGATTCCTTTTACAAAGCATTAAAAATTCCGTTCCGGCTGGCCGAAGGCATGTCCTTGCATTTTGTTTTTATGTGGCTCTTTCTGCTAAATGGTTTATTTTACGTACTTTATACTTTCTTTTCCGGCGAATGGCGTTATTTATTACCGAACCGGTATTCTTTTCGGGAAGCCTGGCGAGTATTGATGTTTGATTTAGGAATTTCAAAAGTTCACCCGCCGGGGCGTAAATTTAACGGCGCGCAGCAAATTGCCTATACCAGCGTAGTAGTAATGGGACTTGGTTCCGTGCTCACGGGGTTGGCTATTTATAAACCGATTCAGTTTTCCTGGCTTTGTTCCCTGTTGGGTGGCTACGCCTTCGCGCGGATGCTGCATTTTGCCTTAACCATTGGTTACGTTTTATTTTTCCTAATACATATCTTACAGGTTATCCGGGCCGGCTGGAATAATTTTCAGGCGATGATTACGGGCTTCGAAATTAAACCGACGGGTACATCAGAACAAGTGAATAATCTGCAAAGAGATGAAAGAAAATAA